The proteins below come from a single Drosophila miranda strain MSH22 chromosome Y unlocalized genomic scaffold, D.miranda_PacBio2.1 Contig_Y1_pilon, whole genome shotgun sequence genomic window:
- the LOC117191947 gene encoding uncharacterized protein LOC117191947: MKSFGNFGAFCLLILVAGLSAGVEARRLALRPLSVRELRAALRETGLDEDSEAGRSLSSALAGITGFALGITKGVGGSLLFDVITSNDTIQYVTNLLNTTSSSTTGSTGTAQEICFKSRSADGETISGRSSNNRDSSDDLVYSDPISSELSGEERQLGAGTGTGTGSSGGGVTCIVLNSGVRRRRQLVARPDTTANTRNRRRFRRQSKRRVDQRVR; encoded by the exons ATGAAATCGTTTGGGAACTTCGGGGCATTCTGCCTACTCATCCTCGTCGCGGGTCTCAGTGCTGGAGTTGAAG CTCGGCGGTTGGCCCTGCGTCCGTTGTCGGTGCGGGAGCTGCGCGCTGCCCTGAGGGAGACAGGTCTGGATGAAGATTCCGAGGCTGGAAGATCGCTTTCCTCTGCTTTGGCTGGCATCACAGGCTTCGCTCTGGGCATCACCAAGGGCGTCGGTGGCTCCCTACTCTTTGACGTGATCACCTCGAATGACACAATCCAGTATGTCACCAATCTGCTGAACACCACCTCCTCCTCAACGACGGGGAGCACTGGCACTGCTCAGGAGATCTGCTTCAAGAGCCGCAGTGCCGATGGAGAGACCATCAGTGGACGGAGTAGCAATAACAGAGATTCGAGTGATGATCTAGTCTACAGCGATCCCATTAGTTCAGAGCTGTCCGGTGAGGAGCGACAGTTGGGCGCAGGGACTGGCACCGGCACGGGGTCATCCGGTGGAGGCGTCACCTGCATTGTGCTCAACTCTGGAGTCAGGCGGCGACGTCAGCTGGTGGCACGCCCTGATACGACTGCAAACACTCGCAACCGCAGGCGATTCCGGCGCCAGTCTAAGCGGCGTGTCGACCAGAGGGTTCGCTGA
- the LOC117191662 gene encoding uncharacterized protein LOC117191662, protein MKSFGNFGAFCLLILVAGLSAGVEARRLALLPLSVRELRAALRETGLDEDSEAGRSLSSALAGITGFALGITKGVGGSLLFDVITSNDTIQYVTNLLNTTSSSTTGSTGTAQEICFKSRSADGETISGRSSNNRDSSDDLVYSDPISSELSGEERQLGAGTGTGTGSSGGGVTCIVLNSGVRRRRQLVARPDTTANTRNRRRFRRQSKRRVDQRVR, encoded by the exons ATGAAATCGTTTGGGAACTTCGGGGCATTCTGCCTACTCATCCTCGTCGCGGGTCTCAGTGCTGGAGTTGAAG CTCGGCGGTTGGCCCTGCTTCCGTTGTCGGTGCGGGAGCTGCGCGCTGCCCTGAGGGAGACAGGTCTGGATGAAGATTCCGAGGCTGGAAGATCGCTTTCCTCTGCTTTGGCTGGCATCACAGGCTTCGCTCTGGGCATCACCAAGGGCGTCGGTGGCTCCCTACTCTTTGACGTGATCACCTCGAATGACACAATCCAGTATGTCACCAATCTGCTGAACACCACCTCCTCCTCAACGACGGGGAGCACTGGCACTGCTCAGGAGATCTGCTTCAAGAGCCGCAGTGCCGATGGAGAGACCATCAGTGGACGGAGTAGCAATAACAGAGATTCGAGTGATGATCTAGTCTACAGCGATCCCATTAGTTCAGAGCTGTCCGGCGAGGAGCGACAGTTGGGCGCAGGGACTGGCACCGGCACGGGGTCATCCGGTGGAGGCGTCACCTGCATTGTGCTCAACTCTGGAGTCAGGCGGCGACGTCAGCTGGTGGCACGCCCTGATACGACTGCAAACACTCGCAACCGCAGGCGATTCCGGCGCCAGTCTAAGCGGCGTGTCGACCAGAGGGTTCGCTGA